TGTAATATCAAAGCTAGAAACAATCTACAAGTTAAAAAATAGTCCACTGAAACAGGAAAAAACTTAGGCTGTTAAAGACAATGCATAGATGTACATGCGCTAACACAAAAATGTCTAGGTTATGCTATTAAAAGATGCCAAGATGCTACGATGGTCCCTACAGAGCGATGTCATGTATATTTTGGGATCACAAAAACCTCAGAGTGGGGGATGGTGAAGCTGGAAAAGAGCTTTGACTTGTGAAGATATTTACATGCTCCTCAGAATTACATAAGGCTAACTGACCAGGAGCCAGATGATCCAAGTATGTCAAACAAACACCAAGACAACAAATTTTCTAAAAATTGTAGGCTTTTTTTATTCAGTTAAGAGGTAGACAGATGAACATGGAAGGCTGTCCCATTTAACTTACCCAAAGTACATATTCCACTTCATTCATGCATCCCACACCACCATAAATCTTAATAACCAAGATTGCCAGAAGGCTTTTCTTCCTACTTCTAAGCAATAATGGTCAAAGAAGTCACTACTAAATGTTCACTGTGTCCAAAGAACCCTCTAAGAAGTTCCCACACACACGGGGAGAACCTGCCACAGCGACAGGAGGCAGAGTGCCAATAACTACTTCTAGGAGGAGACTACAGGGGAAGCTTCAGCTAACTGGTTTGCTGTTAGATCCCTGTGCGTGTTAGGGCAAAAGCTGGTGAAGCCAACGAAGCAGAGGATGCTCTGCAGGATGGCTCTGCAtggttctctctcactctctctctctcttttttacacacacacacacacacacacacacacacacacatacacacacacacacattatcttcagaatacaacattaaaacATAATGGAATTGAAGCCTGATACAAAAAGTAGAGAAATATGTACAGGAATTCACAGCCCAAAAGGAAAGGGGACCTCAGAAGAAACCAATGGAAACCTGGCTATTTTACATAGCTATTTTTGAGACAAGTCATATTTAGCACAAAAGCAATTATAGCATAATTAACACTTCCCTCCCACAGCTCCCAAACTTTAAAAAGACTCTCGTCAGTCTTCAGTAACACtggaatcatttttgaaggatgacatAATAGAAGAGTGCCATGATGGCAGCACTGATGACGCCAGAAATGGGGACCGTAACAAACCAGGCCATAAAAATGTTGCGAAAGAGCCGCCAGTCAACAGCCTTCTTGGACCGGAGCCAACCAACAGAGACAACAGAGCCCACCTAGGAGAGAGACAGGGGAAGGAAACTGGTTAACATGTCCAACATATTTTGGCAAAGACACCCAGACAATTGGACAAGAACAACTCCATAAAAGCTAGATCCAAATGCATTAAGATTACTACTAATGAGAAGATGAAGACAGTATGAAAATCCAATTACTGAATCAGTGTTAACTACCCTAAAACATGGTCTGAAAACAACACTTCCTCTTCCCTCCTGAACTACAAGAATCTAATGAACTCACACTGCTTTTAGATTTTCTAAAGACCTTCTAGAGTGTGAAACACTATAAGCAAACTGGAAAATTCACAAGCATTGTCCCACAAAGTTTTAAGGACAGCAACCATCACAACAGTGTTTTTTATGTATTGTTCTGATAATGCATTTCAAGATTGAATAACCCGCCAGGAAcagggctcacacctgtaattccagcaactttgcAGGTTgaagaaggaggattgcaagttcaaggtcagccaagGCAGTTTAGtgagagcctatctcaaaatgGGCTGCCCCCGCACACCCCACTAGAGAAGGATGACTTGGCAGGTTCCACATAGCACCAGCCTCCATTCCTCTGGAGAAGCCCTGTTCTTCCTTTTCCCGCAGTTACAGTCACTCAAAGACTTTCAGACTCACCAAGCTTCTCCACACTGCAGCTCTGAGGGCCCTGATGTGTGCTTTCTGTAAGAAAACTGCCCAAAAGCCCAGCAAGGCTCTCAGGCTTCTTATAACCAGGGCATCGGCCTCCACGCAAAGCAGCAAAAGCCCCCCAGCCCCAGCTATCCGGCTGGCCATTCTACTAAAACACATCCAAATTACTGTGAACGGCTTCCCCACAGAGAATGAACATACAGTGCtcagagatacaaaaaaaaaaaacaactatagaCTGCCATGATGGAGGATTAAGTAACAAAGAGGTCAGGAGTCAGAGGTCACAGCTAGCACCACGGAAGAGAAATTTTCCATTATTTGGGGAAAATACATATTTAACTGCTTAAACAAGTAAGAATAGGCAAGAAATTATAAAATGTAAGCCTATATTCTGTTCTAATTTGTGAACTCTTCAAGACTCCAACTGCACAAAACTTACTAAATCAAAATATCAGAAGTGAAATAAAAGACCCTACACACTAACAGAAACACCTGGAAGATGTACTGAATTCACTCCACACTTACTTTGCAATGTGTTGTGCtgatgggaaggccaatatttgaaGCGATCACCACAGTGAGGGCAGACGCCAGCTCAATACTGAAGCCACTACAGACACAAAAAGACTGTCACAAATTCAGCTCACTTCAAGTTAGCAATGTGTTCTACTGAGTGATAaccctcccccgccccccaaCATCATTTTAGCCAATTTCCATCATCCACTTTAAATTGGGTCATGGGACTCCCACTTTCCCAATCCTGTAATGACTGAGAGTTTAAGTTCTTtgggaatttgtgtgtgtgtgtcggggatggaacccagggccttacacatgcttggTAAACatcctgccactgagccacatccccaccccacccctaaattccattattaaagtttttaattttgttttgaagAATTTGGTAAATATCAGTCTTAGCTCCcaagtaaaaacaaataaagaaaatccaGGTATACACAGCCATCCACCATTAGCATAatatatcttcctctgaaattgtTAGATCATTGAAGGTGAGTAAACAAATATTCAACCAACAGTAAGTGAATCTAAAAGGTTCACACCAACAATGAGAATACCATCAAAAAAATTACACAAACTTGGTTAGTCTCATGTTAGCAACATACAGTATTacatgtcttttctttttctagttggacacaataacttaatttgtttttatgtggtactgaggatcgaacccagggccttgcacatgccaagtgaatgctttaccgctgagccccagccccagccccagtattACATGTCTTAAGAAATAAATACTAGCCTCTCTTAAGACCTGCTTTTTCTGCTTACCTAGAGGGTGTGATTGGTGTCAGATCCTTCCCCATGGTCTGGATAACTCTCCTTCCCCAAACCCACAGTCCAGTGCAGATGCCAACACCACCATAAAGTAGAAGCCATATTGGTACCGCCTCTTCCGAAGAAACATCCCCGGTGACATAAATCAGATACAGAGCAACCAAAGGACCAATGGCATTGCTGGAAGAAAAAAGGGGCAGAGATGACTCTTAAGGCAGAACTAGATCTGACTTACTAGGTTGACTAAGCCCATTTAGCAAATCAAcctttttttcaaagaaaaccaATGGAACACCAACATACACACAGAAGAAAATGAAATCTGTGATGGGGGAGGTGCCATGCGGCTGGCAGCCTCCTCCCTCCCACAGGCAGCTCGGGTTCCAATGAACTTTATAACCACAGAACTAAGGCTCACCCACCCAGAATTCCATTCAACaggggagggattttaaatttttcatcttACATCCCATAATTTACTAAAAATCTACATCCTATCTGGACAGATAAAGGTCTCTCTGTGAAACACATCTGTATTTATCACATACAGAACAATTAAAAACATTCTCTCTGAAGAGCAAAACTTCCTTGTTTTATTAAGTCAATGACTGCCACTGCCTCATCTGATGCAGCCTACTCAGCATCTTGCACATGGCAGAAGTACCACCCCAAGGTTGTAAAAAGGACAagacagggtttttttttctttttctgatgctggggattgaacccagggccttgtgcatgtgaggcaagctctctaccagctgagctacatccccagccctaagacaGTTTTAAAATAGAAGTGGTAAGACTCAAAATGGACTGACCTGACGTCATTGCCACCATGGGCAAACGACCCGAAGCAAGCTGTGAGGATCTGTAGGAACTGGAAGAGGACAGAGACTTCAGGCTTGTCCTGGTCAGACCATTCTTCCAGAGAGCCACTACTTCCTTTTCTGTCGCCCAGACCCATCTCAGCCTTGACACTCAAGTCCATCTCAGATGCTGAGTGGAGGTCAGACACAGCATTGCAGTAACTGGTATAACTGTCCATTCGAATACGCTTCTTGGTGTCTGCATTAGGCCACGTCAGCTTCTCCATTTCTTCACCCTTCTGTTCACCTTCTTTGGCACGGAATGAATCCAGGGGCATGCCACAAATTGCCATGGTGTAGGAAGTGTAGCTGTTATTGCGCCTCAAGGGCTTGTCTCCGGAATCTCCCATGCAATCTCCTACCTTGGCCAGATGCAATTTATGGAGCAGCTCTTTATACAAGCCAGAATCTTTATGCACAGTGTGATACTGGTAGTGGCCACTGGAGTTTATCTGGTTGCTGACGACTTGATTAAACTGAACGAGGTTCCCATTAGGCAGCTGCACTGTGCCTAGCCAAGACCAAAAAAGGTGACATTCATTACCAAAAGCACCAGGGTCTAGACTAGCGAGCCTGCTCACCTGTGCAGATAACTGCAGAACTCTGGAAGGTGGACTCACCATTCATGGTGCCGTCAATGCTGGTCTCCTCCTTCAGGTCCATGCTGGGGAGCCTCTCCCGCTCTGGAGCCTCCTCCAGATCCCCAAGTTTGAAGGACACTGTTCTCTCCTCCACCACGGTCCGGAGGGGCACAGTGGCAGGCCCCACCTCAGACACGGGATTCCTATTTTCAACATCACTGAGAGACAGCTTTGTTTCTTCATGGTCTTCTTTCAAGCTATTCTTTTTTTCCATTAAGGGGCTTTCAGAAGGACTAGACTTTATTTCTCCTAGGAGAAAAAATGGGTCAGGGTTAGCTTGGTATTGACCATACTACCTTCTTCCAAACCCCCATTCTTCCACCCTCAAAAACTTATCTCACAATAAGAACATGCATAAAGTTTTGTTAAAACACAGGTTGTTAACTGTCCTGCCTGCTTTACTGTCTGCCAGGAACTCAACTTTCACTTGGGATGGAGCTAGCCATGCAGCACTCCCTCTAGCAGGAGTCCCAAATTTTtgctgtaaaggaccaggtattaaatattttaggttttacaTAAGGTTCCACTCCACACTCATGGTCTTTAATTTTACAACCTTTCACAAATGTAAAAACACTTCTTCACTCCTTCAGTGGAAGGTAGCTCGAGCTTAAGCTGAAGATCAGATGAAAAGTTTGACTGCCCCCAAttcatgttcttttt
Above is a genomic segment from Callospermophilus lateralis isolate mCalLat2 chromosome 14, mCalLat2.hap1, whole genome shotgun sequence containing:
- the Slc20a1 gene encoding sodium-dependent phosphate transporter 1 isoform X1, whose protein sequence is MASTESMASTVATLIASTASGPPAQQFLWMLILGFIIAFVLAFSVGANDVANSFGTAVGSGVVTLKQACILASIFETVGSVLLGAKVSETIRKGLIDVNMYNSSQEHLLMAGSVSAMFGSAVWQLVASFLKLPISGTHCIVGATIGFSLVAKGQKGVKWSELIKIVMSWFISPLLSGIMSGILFFLVRAFILRKADPVPNGLRALPVFYACTVGINLFSIMYTGAPLLGFDKLPLWGTILISVGCAVFCALIVWFFVCPRMKRKIEREIKSSPSESPLMEKKNSLKEDHEETKLSLSDVENRNPVSEVGPATVPLRTVVEERTVSFKLGDLEEAPERERLPSMDLKEETSIDGTMNGTVQLPNGNLVQFNQVVSNQINSSGHYQYHTVHKDSGLYKELLHKLHLAKVGDCMGDSGDKPLRRNNSYTSYTMAICGMPLDSFRAKEGEQKGEEMEKLTWPNADTKKRIRMDSYTSYCNAVSDLHSASEMDLSVKAEMGLGDRKGSSGSLEEWSDQDKPEVSVLFQFLQILTACFGSFAHGGNDVSNAIGPLVALYLIYVTGDVSSEEAVPIWLLLYGGVGICTGLWVWGRRVIQTMGKDLTPITPSSGFSIELASALTVVIASNIGLPISTTHCKVGSVVSVGWLRSKKAVDWRLFRNIFMAWFVTVPISGVISAAIMALFYYVILQK